Proteins encoded together in one Streptomyces sp. NBC_01408 window:
- a CDS encoding AraC family transcriptional regulator: MDALASLLYEVRSDGALFSRNIMAPPWSVRFADRTPLTLIAMLRGEGRIVHGGDAEPVALGPGDVAIVVGAEPFTLTDDAGLCTPPLYVVHGPDHCTTADGDEISEEIMLGLRTCGNSLDGPTVLLTGSYRVGGRVSERLLSALPRVVVVRHGGAPRPILDLTVVEITRDDPGQQAVLDRLLDLLLLSTLREWFTGPEADPPGWYRALSDPVAGRALRLIHDRPARPWTVTALAEEAGVSRATFARRFSELVGQPPMAYLTDWRLALAADLLVRTEATVESIARQVGYQSAFGLSVAFHRVYGTRPSQHRAAAARMAG, from the coding sequence ATGGATGCGTTGGCGAGCCTGCTGTACGAAGTGAGGTCCGACGGGGCGCTGTTCAGCCGGAACATCATGGCTCCGCCCTGGTCGGTGCGCTTCGCCGACCGGACGCCGCTCACGCTGATCGCCATGCTGCGCGGGGAGGGCCGGATCGTCCACGGCGGGGACGCCGAGCCCGTCGCGCTCGGCCCGGGGGACGTGGCCATCGTGGTGGGGGCGGAGCCCTTCACCCTCACCGACGACGCCGGGCTGTGCACGCCGCCGCTGTACGTGGTGCACGGCCCCGACCACTGCACGACGGCAGACGGCGACGAGATCAGCGAGGAGATCATGCTGGGCCTGCGGACCTGCGGGAACAGCCTGGACGGCCCGACCGTGCTGCTCACCGGCAGCTACCGGGTCGGAGGCCGGGTCTCCGAACGGCTGCTCAGCGCGCTGCCCCGGGTGGTCGTGGTCCGTCACGGCGGCGCACCCCGCCCGATCCTGGACCTCACCGTCGTGGAGATCACCCGGGACGACCCGGGACAGCAGGCCGTCCTGGACCGGCTGCTGGACCTGTTGCTGCTGTCCACGCTGCGGGAGTGGTTCACGGGCCCGGAGGCCGATCCGCCGGGCTGGTACCGGGCGCTCAGCGACCCCGTCGCCGGCCGGGCGCTGCGCCTGATCCACGACCGGCCCGCGCGACCGTGGACGGTGACGGCCCTCGCCGAGGAGGCCGGCGTATCGCGGGCCACGTTCGCCCGCCGCTTCAGCGAGCTGGTCGGGCAGCCGCCCATGGCCTACCTCACCGACTGGCGCCTCGCCCTCGCGGCCGACCTGCTGGTGCGCACCGAGGCCACCGTGGAGTCGATCGCCCGTCAGGTCGGCTACCAGAGTGCCTTCGGACTGAGCGTGGCCTTCCACCGCGTGTACGGGACCCGGCCCAGCCAGCACCGTGCGGCCGCTGCCCGGATGGCCGGCTGA
- a CDS encoding NAD(P)H-binding protein, producing MTTQPILVLGSTGKTGRRVAAGLRRRGHEVRGASRKGPTPATRFDWNDENTWEPVLEGVRAAYLVDSQLADAATTLGSFSKLAVSRGVERLVLLSARDWVVPDGEEKLPSERAVRESGAEWTILKPAWFSQNFSEDPFFRGQLLDGDVVMSTGDGAEPFVDAEDIADVAVAALTEDGHGGQAYELSGPRLLTLAEVVEEIARAAGRPIAYRPVPSAEFAEYATRQGLPEDYTALLNMLYGWIAERRFAHLADGVQRALHREPRDFSAYARATAATGIWHA from the coding sequence ATGACGACGCAACCGATTCTGGTACTTGGCAGCACGGGCAAGACGGGGCGCCGCGTGGCCGCGGGCCTGCGGCGGCGCGGACACGAGGTCCGCGGGGCCTCCCGCAAGGGGCCGACCCCCGCGACCCGTTTCGACTGGAACGACGAGAACACCTGGGAACCCGTCCTGGAGGGCGTCCGCGCGGCCTACCTGGTCGACTCGCAGCTCGCCGACGCCGCGACGACGCTCGGCTCCTTCAGCAAGCTCGCCGTGTCCCGGGGTGTGGAGCGGCTGGTGCTGCTCTCCGCCCGCGACTGGGTGGTGCCTGACGGCGAGGAGAAGCTTCCCTCCGAGCGCGCGGTACGCGAATCCGGGGCCGAGTGGACGATCCTCAAGCCGGCCTGGTTCTCGCAGAACTTCAGCGAGGACCCCTTCTTCCGCGGCCAGTTGCTGGACGGCGACGTGGTGATGTCGACGGGGGACGGAGCCGAGCCGTTCGTCGACGCCGAGGACATCGCCGACGTGGCGGTGGCCGCCCTCACCGAGGACGGCCACGGCGGGCAGGCGTACGAACTGTCCGGGCCGCGGCTGCTGACCCTGGCCGAGGTGGTGGAGGAGATCGCCCGGGCGGCCGGCCGCCCGATCGCCTACCGCCCCGTACCGTCCGCCGAGTTCGCGGAGTACGCGACGCGCCAGGGCCTGCCGGAGGACTACACCGCCCTGCTGAACATGCTCTACGGCTGGATCGCCGAGCGCCGCTTCGCCCACCTCGCCGACGGCGTCCAGCGGGCCCTGCACCGCGAACCCCGCGACTTCTCCGCCTACGCCAGGGCCACCGCGGCGACGGGAATCTGGCACGCCTGA
- the alc gene encoding allantoicase, producing MAQRSTGLASFTGNANPYGGGDPYADYRTADFPFTQYANLAARELGAGVTFANDEFFAQRENLLIAEAAHFDPEHFGHKGKIMDGWETRRRRGVSATQPWPTPEDHDYALVRLGAPGVIRGIVVDTAHFRGNMPQAVSIEGTNWEGALAPTPEELLGADVKWTTLVPRTAVGGHAANGFEVSAEQRFTHLRVNQHPDGGIARLRVYGEVVPDPKWLATLGTFDVVALENGGSVQDASNRFYSPPTNTINPGRSRKMDDGWETARRRDNGNDWIRYQLVAESEIRAVEIDTAYLKGNSAGWASLSVKTGEEGEWTEFLPRTRLQPDTNHRFVLDAPAVGTHVRIDIFPDGGFSRLRLYGSLTETGTAAHTARHQELGG from the coding sequence GTGGCACAGCGTTCAACTGGATTGGCTTCTTTCACCGGCAACGCGAACCCGTACGGAGGCGGCGACCCGTACGCGGACTACCGCACCGCGGACTTCCCGTTCACCCAGTACGCGAACCTCGCCGCCCGTGAGCTGGGCGCCGGTGTCACCTTCGCCAACGACGAGTTCTTCGCCCAGCGCGAGAACCTGCTCATCGCCGAGGCCGCGCACTTCGACCCCGAGCACTTCGGCCACAAGGGCAAGATCATGGACGGCTGGGAGACCCGCCGCCGCCGTGGCGTTTCCGCCACCCAGCCCTGGCCGACGCCCGAGGACCACGACTACGCCCTGGTCCGCCTCGGCGCCCCCGGCGTGATCCGCGGCATCGTCGTGGACACCGCCCACTTCCGCGGCAACATGCCGCAGGCCGTCTCCATCGAGGGCACCAACTGGGAAGGCGCCCTCGCGCCGACCCCGGAGGAGCTCCTCGGCGCCGACGTCAAGTGGACCACCCTGGTCCCGCGCACCGCGGTCGGCGGCCACGCGGCCAACGGCTTCGAGGTCAGCGCCGAGCAGCGCTTCACGCACCTGCGCGTGAACCAGCACCCCGACGGCGGCATCGCCCGCCTGCGCGTCTACGGCGAGGTCGTACCGGACCCGAAGTGGCTCGCCACGCTCGGCACCTTCGACGTCGTCGCCCTGGAGAACGGCGGCTCGGTCCAGGACGCCTCGAACCGCTTCTACTCCCCGCCGACCAACACCATCAACCCGGGCCGCTCCCGCAAGATGGACGACGGCTGGGAGACCGCCCGCCGCCGCGACAACGGCAACGACTGGATCCGCTACCAGCTCGTCGCCGAGTCCGAGATCCGCGCCGTCGAGATCGACACCGCGTACCTCAAGGGCAACTCGGCTGGCTGGGCCTCGCTGTCCGTCAAGACGGGTGAGGAGGGCGAGTGGACGGAGTTCCTGCCGCGCACCCGCCTGCAGCCCGACACCAATCACCGCTTCGTGCTCGACGCCCCGGCGGTCGGCACGCACGTCCGGATCGACATCTTCCCGGACGGCGGCTTCTCCCGCCTGCGCCTGTACGGCTCGCTGACGGAGACGGGCACGGCCGCCCACACCGCCCGCCACCAGGAACTGGGCGGCTGA
- the allB gene encoding allantoinase AllB produces MSDVAVELVLRSTRVITPEGTRAASVAVAGGKIAAVLAYEAEVPSGARLEDFGDDVLLPGLVDTHVHVNDPGRTEWEGFWTATRAAAAGGITTILDMPLNSLPPTTTTGNLRVKQEVARAKAHVDVGFWGGALPDNVKDLRPLHDAGVYGFKCFLSPSGVDEFPELDQEQLATSLAEITGFGGLLIVHAEDPHHLDSAPQNPGPKYADFLASRPKDAENTAIQNLIDQAKRLNARVHVLHLSSSDALPLIAAAKAEGVQITVESCPHFLTLTAEEVPDGATEFKCCPPIREAANQDLLWDALADGTIDCIVSDHSPSTADLKTGDFATAWGGISSLQLGLPAIWTEARKRGRSLEDVVRWMSAAPAALAGLAQKGAIEAGRDADFAVLAPEETFTVDPAELHHRNRITAYAGKTLHGVVKSTWLRGTQIADHGTPTEPTGLLLERQN; encoded by the coding sequence GTGTCCGACGTGGCTGTGGAACTGGTACTGCGCTCGACGCGCGTCATCACCCCCGAGGGGACGCGCGCCGCCTCGGTGGCCGTCGCCGGCGGGAAGATCGCGGCCGTGCTGGCGTACGAGGCCGAAGTGCCGTCCGGAGCCCGGCTGGAGGACTTCGGCGACGACGTCCTGCTCCCCGGCCTGGTCGACACCCACGTCCACGTGAACGACCCCGGCCGCACCGAGTGGGAAGGCTTCTGGACGGCCACCCGCGCCGCCGCGGCCGGCGGCATCACCACGATCCTCGACATGCCGCTGAACTCCCTGCCCCCGACCACCACGACCGGGAACCTGCGCGTCAAGCAGGAGGTCGCCCGCGCCAAGGCACACGTGGACGTCGGCTTCTGGGGCGGCGCACTGCCGGACAACGTCAAGGACCTGCGCCCCCTGCACGACGCCGGCGTGTACGGCTTCAAGTGCTTCCTGTCGCCGTCCGGCGTGGACGAGTTCCCCGAGCTGGACCAGGAGCAGCTGGCCACCTCCCTCGCCGAGATCACCGGCTTCGGCGGCCTGCTGATCGTGCACGCCGAGGACCCGCACCACCTGGACTCGGCCCCGCAGAACCCGGGCCCCAAGTACGCGGACTTCCTGGCCTCCCGCCCCAAGGACGCCGAGAACACCGCCATCCAGAACCTGATCGACCAGGCCAAGCGGCTGAACGCGCGCGTCCACGTCCTGCACCTCTCCTCCAGCGACGCGCTGCCGCTGATCGCCGCCGCCAAGGCCGAGGGCGTCCAGATCACCGTCGAGTCCTGCCCGCACTTCCTCACCCTCACGGCCGAGGAAGTCCCGGACGGCGCCACCGAGTTCAAGTGCTGCCCGCCCATCCGCGAGGCCGCCAACCAGGACCTGCTGTGGGACGCGCTCGCCGACGGCACGATCGACTGCATCGTCTCCGACCACTCGCCCTCCACGGCGGACCTGAAGACCGGCGACTTCGCCACCGCGTGGGGCGGCATCTCCTCCCTCCAGCTGGGCCTCCCCGCGATCTGGACCGAGGCGCGAAAGCGCGGACGCTCCCTCGAGGACGTCGTGCGCTGGATGTCGGCGGCCCCGGCCGCCCTCGCCGGCCTGGCGCAGAAGGGCGCGATCGAGGCCGGCCGCGACGCCGACTTCGCGGTCCTCGCACCCGAAGAGACCTTCACCGTGGACCCCGCGGAACTGCACCACCGCAACCGGATCACGGCGTACGCGGGCAAGACCCTGCACGGCGTCGTGAAGTCCACCTGGCTGCGCGGTACGCAGATCGCCGACCACGGCACCCCGACCGAGCCCACGGGCCTCCTCCTCGAAAGGCAGAACTGA
- a CDS encoding IclR family transcriptional regulator — protein MPTSSASTTDASAKPTAASGGVQSLERAFDLLERMADAGGEVGLSELSAASGLPLPTIHRLMRTLVACGYVRQQPNRRYSLGPRLIRLGESASRLLGTWARPYLARLVEETGETANMALLDGDEIVYVAQVPSKHSMRMFTEVGRRVLPHSTGVGKALLAHTPADEVRALLARTGMPAATEKTITTPEGFLEALEKVRKTGYAVDDNEQEIGVRCLAVSVPNSPTAAAISISGPAGRVTEQVAESFVPILQGVAAELSVALSNQNPA, from the coding sequence GTGCCGACGTCCAGCGCCAGCACCACCGACGCTTCCGCCAAGCCCACCGCCGCCAGCGGTGGCGTTCAGTCCCTCGAGCGCGCCTTCGATCTGCTCGAACGCATGGCCGATGCCGGGGGCGAAGTCGGCCTCAGCGAGCTCTCCGCCGCCAGCGGTCTGCCGCTGCCGACCATCCACCGCCTCATGCGCACCCTCGTGGCATGCGGCTACGTCCGCCAGCAGCCCAACCGACGGTACTCCCTCGGACCCCGGCTGATCCGCCTCGGCGAGTCCGCGTCGCGCCTGCTGGGCACCTGGGCCCGGCCCTACCTCGCCCGCCTGGTCGAGGAGACCGGCGAGACTGCGAACATGGCCCTGCTCGACGGCGACGAGATCGTCTACGTCGCACAGGTGCCGTCCAAGCACTCCATGCGCATGTTCACCGAGGTCGGCCGCCGGGTGCTCCCGCACTCCACCGGTGTGGGCAAGGCGCTCCTCGCCCACACCCCCGCCGACGAGGTACGGGCCCTGCTGGCCCGCACCGGGATGCCCGCGGCGACCGAGAAGACCATCACCACGCCCGAGGGCTTCCTGGAGGCGCTGGAGAAGGTCCGCAAGACGGGCTACGCGGTCGACGACAACGAGCAGGAAATAGGAGTCCGCTGCCTGGCGGTGTCGGTGCCGAACTCGCCGACCGCCGCGGCGATCTCCATCTCCGGCCCGGCCGGCCGGGTCACCGAGCAGGTGGCGGAGTCCTTCGTGCCGATCCTCCAGGGCGTCGCGGCCGAGCTGTCGGTGGCCCTGTCCAACCAGAACCCGGCCTGA
- a CDS encoding TetR/AcrR family transcriptional regulator: protein MWDMTETPKRGRPRTFDRATALTAATRLFWERGYEGVSIGDLTEAMGIRSGSLYATFGDKRSLFEEAVEAYGRSPVGAFAGLALREEPTAYGAFARILREAAVIYPDPAHPAGCLVISAATNVTPQDAGVQEFLRMLRNANLDGFETRLRQAQRAGELPVGADPRDLAEYFAAVLQGLSQRARDGAGADRLTAVAELALAAWPGATDTPDTPDALA from the coding sequence ATGTGGGACATGACGGAGACCCCCAAGCGAGGCCGGCCGCGCACCTTCGACCGTGCGACGGCACTGACGGCGGCCACCCGCCTGTTCTGGGAGCGGGGCTACGAAGGCGTGTCCATCGGGGACCTGACCGAGGCCATGGGGATCCGCTCGGGGAGTCTCTACGCGACCTTCGGGGACAAGAGGTCCCTCTTCGAGGAGGCGGTGGAGGCCTACGGCCGGTCGCCGGTCGGCGCCTTCGCCGGGCTGGCGCTGCGGGAGGAGCCCACCGCGTACGGCGCCTTCGCGCGCATCCTCCGGGAGGCCGCCGTGATCTATCCGGACCCCGCGCACCCGGCCGGCTGCCTGGTCATCAGCGCCGCCACCAACGTCACCCCGCAGGACGCGGGGGTGCAGGAGTTCCTCCGTATGCTGCGGAACGCGAACCTGGACGGCTTCGAGACCCGGCTGCGCCAGGCGCAGCGGGCGGGCGAGCTGCCCGTCGGGGCCGACCCCAGGGACCTCGCCGAGTACTTCGCCGCGGTCCTGCAGGGCCTCTCGCAGCGGGCCCGGGACGGGGCCGGCGCCGACCGGCTGACGGCGGTGGCCGAACTGGCACTGGCCGCCTGGCCCGGGGCGACGGACACCCCGGACACCCCGGACGCCCTGGCCTGA
- a CDS encoding SDR family NAD(P)-dependent oxidoreductase produces MAVQRLEGKLEGKTALVTGGSRGIGRAVAERLARDGALVALTWARDEAAAQEVVERIRKDGGRAFTLHAELGRHGDAAALWAAYDTLIGGHAPGRDVDIIVNNAGIARSADLSSLTEDGFDEVFAVNVRAPFFIVRDGLERLRDGGRIINVSSGAAHLAMPEAIAYGATKSALDNFTRNLAQQLGARGITANSVAPGIIDTDVNAAWLRGNPAAEAHAASLAALGRVGRPEDVADVVAFLASDDARWVTGKVIDATGGSGL; encoded by the coding sequence ATGGCTGTGCAGCGACTCGAAGGAAAGCTCGAAGGAAAGACCGCGCTGGTCACGGGCGGCAGCCGGGGCATCGGAAGGGCCGTGGCCGAGCGGCTCGCGCGCGACGGCGCCCTCGTCGCACTGACCTGGGCCCGCGACGAGGCGGCGGCGCAGGAGGTCGTGGAACGCATCCGCAAGGACGGCGGACGGGCCTTCACGCTCCACGCCGAGCTGGGCCGCCACGGGGACGCCGCCGCCCTGTGGGCGGCCTACGACACCCTGATCGGCGGCCACGCCCCCGGGCGGGACGTCGACATCATCGTCAACAACGCCGGGATCGCGCGCAGCGCGGACCTCTCCTCGCTGACCGAGGACGGCTTCGACGAGGTCTTCGCCGTGAACGTGCGGGCGCCGTTCTTCATCGTGCGGGACGGCCTGGAGCGGCTGCGCGACGGCGGCCGGATCATCAACGTCTCCAGCGGCGCCGCCCACCTCGCCATGCCCGAGGCCATCGCGTACGGCGCCACCAAGAGCGCCCTGGACAACTTCACCCGCAACCTCGCCCAGCAGCTGGGCGCCCGGGGCATCACGGCGAACTCCGTCGCCCCCGGGATCATCGACACCGACGTCAACGCGGCCTGGCTGCGCGGCAACCCGGCTGCCGAGGCCCACGCGGCCTCCCTGGCGGCCCTGGGCCGGGTCGGCCGCCCCGAGGACGTGGCCGACGTCGTGGCCTTCCTGGCCTCGGACGACGCACGGTGGGTCACGGGCAAGGTCATCGACGCGACGGGCGGCTCCGGGCTCTGA
- a CDS encoding ABC transporter ATP-binding protein has product MTLLVHDVTLTYPDGDGRLTALDEVRLDVPAGTLTAVIGPSGSGKSSLLAVAATLVTPDSGRVVVAGRDTARLSAAEKSALRREKIGIVFQQPNLLASLTAAEQLQVMAHLSGRPSRQLRRRALELLDAVGLADKADRRPHQLSGGQRQRVNIARALMNEPAVLLVDEPTSALDHERGAAVLDLLVTLTRERSTATVLVTHDHAHLERMDRTATMSDGRLTQAPVPAP; this is encoded by the coding sequence ATGACCCTCCTCGTGCACGACGTCACGCTCACCTACCCGGACGGCGACGGCCGCCTCACCGCCCTCGACGAGGTCCGCCTGGACGTCCCCGCGGGCACCCTCACGGCGGTGATCGGCCCCTCCGGATCGGGCAAGTCTAGCCTGCTCGCCGTCGCCGCCACCCTGGTCACGCCCGACTCCGGCCGGGTCGTCGTCGCCGGCCGGGACACGGCCCGGCTCAGCGCCGCGGAGAAGTCGGCCCTGCGCCGCGAGAAGATCGGCATCGTCTTCCAGCAGCCGAACCTGCTGGCCTCGCTCACCGCCGCCGAGCAGCTCCAGGTCATGGCGCATCTCTCCGGCCGCCCCTCCCGGCAGCTGCGCCGCCGCGCGCTGGAGCTGCTCGACGCGGTGGGCCTGGCCGACAAGGCGGACCGCCGCCCCCACCAGCTCTCCGGGGGCCAGCGCCAGCGGGTCAACATCGCCCGCGCCCTGATGAACGAGCCCGCCGTGCTGCTGGTCGACGAGCCGACGAGCGCGCTGGACCACGAGCGCGGTGCGGCCGTGCTGGACCTGCTGGTCACCCTCACCCGGGAGCGCTCCACCGCCACGGTGCTGGTCACCCACGACCACGCCCACCTGGAACGGATGGACCGCACGGCGACGATGAGCGACGGCCGCCTGACCCAGGCCCCGGTCCCGGCGCCGTAG
- a CDS encoding ABC transporter permease, producing MFVAWRDLRFAKGRFALMGSVVLLITLLVGLLSGLTSGLARENISAVTGLPASHLAFAAPGGDQKVSFTNSQVPESAWQAWRQQPGVRAAEPIGIRTTNAVSGERTAAVSVFGVEPGEGPGKPGPRGSGLGQGRVVLTEKAAKELGGLTAGAKVKIGTLELSVAAVSGTASYSHTPVVWTDLLDWQRIGNPGTSLETLATVVALSGDGDGIDLAAGDLAAGTRAQTVDEALGAIGSYQAENGSLQLMRGFLFAISALVIGAFFTVWTIQRSGDIAVLKALGASTPYLLKDALGQAVVMLAIGTGLGTALAAAFGALISGGDVPFVLDAATVLLPAAVMIVLGALGAALSIRRITAVDPLTALGSAR from the coding sequence ATGTTCGTCGCATGGAGAGATCTACGGTTCGCGAAGGGCCGGTTCGCCCTCATGGGCTCCGTCGTCCTGCTGATCACCCTGCTGGTCGGCCTGCTGTCGGGGCTCACGTCCGGACTGGCCCGGGAGAACATCTCGGCCGTCACCGGCCTGCCCGCCTCGCACCTGGCCTTCGCCGCGCCCGGCGGTGACCAGAAGGTGTCCTTCACCAACTCCCAGGTGCCCGAGAGCGCCTGGCAGGCGTGGCGGCAGCAGCCCGGGGTGAGGGCGGCGGAGCCGATCGGCATCCGCACCACCAACGCCGTCTCGGGCGAGCGGACCGCCGCCGTGTCCGTCTTCGGCGTGGAACCCGGCGAGGGACCCGGCAAGCCGGGTCCGCGCGGCAGCGGCCTCGGCCAGGGCCGGGTGGTCCTCACCGAGAAGGCCGCCAAGGAGCTCGGCGGCCTCACCGCGGGCGCCAAGGTCAAGATCGGCACGCTCGAACTGTCCGTGGCCGCCGTGTCCGGCACCGCCTCCTACAGCCACACCCCGGTCGTCTGGACGGACCTCCTCGACTGGCAGCGCATCGGCAACCCCGGCACTTCCCTCGAAACCCTCGCCACCGTCGTCGCCCTCTCCGGCGACGGCGACGGCATCGACCTGGCCGCCGGGGACCTGGCCGCCGGGACCCGGGCGCAGACCGTGGACGAGGCCCTGGGCGCCATAGGCTCCTACCAGGCCGAGAACGGTTCGCTCCAGCTGATGCGCGGCTTCCTCTTCGCCATCTCGGCCCTGGTCATAGGCGCCTTCTTCACCGTGTGGACCATCCAGCGCAGCGGGGACATCGCCGTCCTGAAGGCACTGGGTGCCTCCACCCCCTACCTCCTCAAGGACGCCCTCGGCCAGGCCGTGGTCATGCTCGCCATCGGCACCGGACTGGGCACGGCGCTCGCCGCCGCCTTCGGTGCCCTCATCAGCGGAGGGGACGTGCCCTTCGTGCTCGACGCCGCCACCGTGCTGCTTCCCGCCGCGGTCATGATCGTGCTCGGTGCGCTGGGCGCGGCCCTGTCCATCCGGCGGATCACCGCCGTCGACCCGCTGACCGCCCTAGGGAGCGCCCGATGA
- a CDS encoding sensor histidine kinase yields the protein MATPPGPRAARALTPVSKVLRLCLHALLFGLLALAAGRAVADSAPRSGWVVAVCAVLAAVYAAGVRAPVVHTSPRAGAVWLAALGAAWAGLLALSPDGLWIAFPLYFLELHLLRLRWGVTAVAVTACAAIGGFVGHNGLTHSGSPSPGAFLGPLLGGAVAVATVLGYQALYRESERRRELIEELIATRAELAAAERSAGILAERERLAREIHDTLAQGLSSIQLLLRAAERALPAGAPAVEHIARAREAAQDNLAEARRFVRALTPPDLEHGSLAAALERLCTGVPGPRVRFSLSGTPRVLPTPYEVALLRIAQSALANVVRHARAGRAEITLTFMDSSVTLDVVDDGRGFDPASVASAPPGEGGFGLPAMRSRAETLGGLFTVESDPGQGTAVAVTLPLPVDASIDAAPAAAADRDPVEAP from the coding sequence ATGGCTACTCCTCCCGGTCCCCGCGCCGCGCGCGCCCTCACCCCCGTGTCGAAGGTGCTGCGCCTGTGCCTGCACGCGCTGCTCTTCGGGCTGCTCGCGCTGGCCGCGGGGCGGGCCGTCGCCGATTCCGCGCCCCGGTCGGGGTGGGTGGTCGCGGTGTGCGCGGTCCTGGCCGCCGTGTACGCGGCGGGCGTACGGGCCCCCGTCGTGCACACCTCGCCGCGTGCCGGGGCGGTGTGGCTGGCGGCTCTCGGCGCGGCCTGGGCGGGGCTGCTCGCGCTCTCCCCCGACGGGCTGTGGATCGCCTTCCCGCTGTACTTCCTGGAGCTGCACCTGCTGCGGCTGCGCTGGGGCGTCACGGCCGTCGCGGTGACCGCCTGCGCCGCGATCGGCGGCTTCGTCGGACACAACGGCCTCACGCACAGCGGATCGCCGAGCCCGGGGGCGTTCCTGGGGCCGCTGCTGGGCGGGGCCGTGGCGGTGGCGACCGTACTGGGCTACCAGGCGCTGTACCGGGAGAGCGAGCGCCGCCGCGAGCTGATCGAGGAGCTCATCGCCACCCGGGCGGAGCTGGCCGCCGCCGAGCGGAGCGCGGGCATCCTGGCGGAGCGGGAGCGGCTCGCGCGGGAGATCCACGACACCCTGGCCCAGGGGCTGTCGTCCATCCAGCTGCTGCTGCGGGCCGCCGAGCGGGCGCTGCCGGCCGGGGCTCCGGCGGTGGAGCACATCGCCCGGGCCCGGGAGGCCGCCCAGGACAATCTGGCCGAGGCGCGCCGTTTCGTACGGGCCCTCACTCCGCCGGACCTGGAGCACGGCTCACTGGCCGCCGCCCTGGAGCGGCTGTGCACGGGGGTGCCGGGGCCGCGGGTCCGGTTCTCGCTGAGCGGCACGCCGCGGGTGCTGCCCACCCCGTACGAGGTGGCGCTGCTGCGGATCGCCCAGTCGGCGCTGGCCAATGTGGTGCGGCACGCGCGGGCCGGGCGCGCCGAGATCACCCTGACGTTCATGGACTCCTCGGTCACGCTGGACGTCGTGGACGACGGGCGGGGCTTCGACCCCGCCTCGGTGGCCTCCGCTCCCCCGGGCGAGGGCGGCTTCGGGCTGCCCGCGATGCGTTCGCGCGCCGAGACCCTGGGAGGGCTGTTCACCGTGGAGTCCGACCCCGGCCAGGGCACCGCCGTGGCCGTCACCCTGCCGCTTCCGGTGGACGCATCCATCGACGCGGCGCCGGCCGCGGCGGCCGACCGGGACCCTGTGGAGGCCCCCTGA
- a CDS encoding response regulator transcription factor, which produces MTIRLLLADDHPVVRAGLRAVLDTEPDFAVVAEAATAERAVELAASGPVDVVLMDLQFGPGMHGSAATALITARPGAPRVLVLTTYDTDADILAAVEAGASGYLLKDAPPEELAAAVRTAAAGQSALAPAVALRLMDRMRTPAEALTKRELEVLQLVADGLSNQQISKKLFLSQATVKSHLVHIYAKLGVDSRTSAVAAAGSRRLIRTR; this is translated from the coding sequence ATGACGATCCGGCTGCTGCTGGCCGACGACCACCCGGTGGTGCGGGCCGGGCTGCGCGCGGTACTGGACACCGAACCGGACTTCGCGGTGGTCGCGGAGGCGGCGACCGCCGAGCGGGCGGTGGAGCTGGCCGCCTCCGGGCCGGTGGACGTGGTCCTGATGGACCTCCAGTTCGGCCCGGGCATGCACGGTTCCGCGGCGACGGCGCTGATCACGGCCCGCCCGGGCGCACCGCGCGTCCTGGTCCTGACCACGTACGACACGGACGCGGACATCCTGGCAGCGGTGGAGGCGGGCGCCTCCGGCTACCTGCTGAAGGACGCCCCGCCGGAGGAGCTGGCGGCGGCGGTACGGACGGCCGCGGCGGGCCAGTCGGCGCTGGCCCCGGCGGTGGCGCTGCGTCTGATGGACCGGATGCGGACCCCGGCGGAGGCGCTGACGAAGCGGGAGCTGGAGGTGCTGCAGCTGGTCGCCGACGGGCTGTCGAACCAGCAGATCTCCAAGAAGCTCTTCCTCAGCCAGGCCACGGTCAAGTCCCATCTGGTGCACATCTACGCCAAGCTCGGAGTCGACTCCCGCACCTCCGCGGTCGCCGCGGCCGGCAGCCGCCGGCTGATCCGTACGCGCTGA